From a region of the Nitrospirota bacterium genome:
- the hflX gene encoding GTPase HflX: protein MGNGSGGRAGFSRRVPSPGPWRIRQAWQTLHATGLIGRFQIPTVLGNINNLKASQILQLEHLYRRRVPVDKLISNELARACTELSQELRCQLGLLINRRGLIEQVIVGNGHELVLNDLSRLRLGNRLLRGVRLIHTHLHNEPLSQDDVTDLALLRLDLIAAIGVGANGLPADVQVAHLLPPNPQGRVCDIMPATPFYAFELDCQKFVEALEAELARGKASHEVKAGHETAILISASKQSRADQEERLEELAELVRSDGMTVLGTVVQRTPEIHPKYLLGSGKLKDVVIMALHQSADLLIFDQDLAPAQVRAIADLTEMKVIDRTQLILDIFARRAHSREGKVQVELAQLRYLLPRLSGKSTALSRLGGGIGGRGPGETKLETDRRRVRDRIGHLERELGHLTRHRDQRRARRVRHMIPIISIVGYTNAGKSTLLNALTDSTVPAQDRPFETLDTSSRRLRFPHEQEVIITDTVGFIRDLPQALVGAFRTTLEELRDADLLLHLVDASAKDPSAQIKAVDDILAQLDLDHIPHILVFNKCDRLPGHEADVLCRRYGAIGISALQSSSLTPLVDRLAQTMRARLTPLHPVPQTAPSLAALSASREHRP from the coding sequence ATGGGAAATGGAAGCGGAGGCAGGGCTGGCTTTTCCCGCCGTGTCCCGTCTCCGGGCCCGTGGCGCATCCGGCAAGCGTGGCAAACCCTTCACGCAACCGGCCTGATCGGGAGGTTTCAGATTCCCACCGTTTTGGGCAACATCAACAATCTCAAAGCCAGCCAGATCCTGCAGCTGGAGCACCTGTACCGTCGGCGAGTCCCGGTGGACAAACTCATCAGCAACGAATTGGCACGGGCCTGCACCGAGCTGTCCCAGGAACTGCGCTGCCAACTCGGCCTGCTGATCAACCGGCGCGGCCTGATCGAGCAGGTGATCGTCGGAAACGGGCACGAGCTGGTGCTCAACGACCTCTCCCGTCTGCGTCTGGGAAATCGGCTGCTGCGCGGCGTGCGGCTGATCCACACGCATCTGCACAACGAGCCGCTCAGCCAGGACGACGTCACCGACCTAGCCTTGCTGCGACTGGACCTGATCGCCGCGATCGGTGTTGGGGCCAACGGATTGCCGGCCGACGTGCAGGTCGCCCATCTTCTGCCCCCGAATCCCCAAGGCCGTGTCTGCGACATCATGCCGGCAACGCCCTTTTATGCCTTCGAATTGGACTGTCAAAAATTCGTGGAGGCGTTGGAGGCCGAGCTGGCCCGCGGCAAAGCCAGCCACGAGGTCAAAGCCGGCCATGAAACCGCCATTCTGATCAGCGCCTCCAAGCAGTCCAGAGCCGATCAGGAAGAGCGCCTGGAAGAACTGGCCGAACTGGTCCGGTCCGACGGCATGACCGTACTGGGGACCGTCGTCCAACGGACCCCGGAGATCCATCCGAAATACTTATTAGGGAGCGGCAAACTGAAGGATGTCGTGATCATGGCGCTCCATCAAAGCGCGGACTTGTTGATTTTCGATCAAGACCTCGCCCCGGCCCAGGTGCGGGCGATCGCGGACCTGACGGAAATGAAAGTCATCGACCGCACACAACTCATCCTGGACATCTTCGCCCGCCGAGCCCACAGCCGTGAGGGCAAAGTGCAAGTCGAACTGGCGCAACTCCGGTACCTGTTGCCGCGCCTCTCCGGGAAAAGCACGGCGCTGTCGCGCCTCGGGGGAGGCATCGGGGGAAGGGGACCCGGCGAGACCAAACTGGAGACGGATCGGCGCCGAGTCCGTGATCGCATCGGCCACTTGGAACGGGAACTTGGGCATCTGACCCGCCATCGGGACCAGCGACGGGCGCGGCGAGTCCGCCACATGATTCCCATCATCTCCATCGTGGGATACACGAACGCCGGGAAATCGACCTTGCTGAACGCGCTCACCGACAGCACCGTTCCGGCCCAGGACCGGCCCTTCGAAACGCTGGACACGTCCAGCCGACGCCTCCGGTTCCCCCACGAACAGGAGGTGATCATCACCGATACGGTGGGCTTCATCCGCGACCTTCCCCAAGCCCTCGTGGGCGCATTCCGCACCACGCTGGAGGAGCTCCGGGACGCGGACCTCCTCCTGCACCTCGTCGATGCCAGTGCCAAAGATCCCTCCGCCCAGATCAAAGCGGTCGACGACATCCTCGCCCAGCTCGACCTCGATCACATTCCGCACATACTGGTCTTCAACAAATGCGACCGCCTGCCCGGCCATGAGGCGGACGTCTTATGCCGACGGTACGGAGCAATCGGCATCTCGGCCCTGCAGTCGTCAAGCCTGACACCACTGGTCGACCGTCTGGCCCAGACCATGCGAGCAAGGCTCACGCCACTACACCCGGTACCACAGACGGCACCTTCCTTGGCTGCCCTGAGCGCAAGCCGGGAGCACCGCCCATGA
- the nth gene encoding endonuclease III, with translation MTPGINGGPTPAAKRRAARILDRLEGTLPEVQVELSHRSPLELLIATILSAQCTDRRVNQVTPQLFARYRQAEDYAQADHTELETLIRPTGFFKSKARNIVACAKALTARFGGQVPASMEELTSLAGVGRKTANVILGACFGKPAVVVDTHVKRVATRLRLASSTNPEKIETALQQLIPPSLWTKGSQRLLLHGRYVCLARAPRCAHCAIYSLCDWTGKAAR, from the coding sequence ATGACGCCCGGGATCAATGGCGGACCGACTCCGGCAGCCAAACGGCGAGCCGCGCGCATTCTCGATCGACTCGAGGGCACGCTGCCCGAGGTGCAGGTGGAACTGTCTCACCGAAGTCCGCTGGAGCTGCTCATCGCGACCATCCTGTCGGCTCAGTGCACGGATCGGCGGGTCAATCAAGTCACGCCGCAGTTGTTCGCCCGCTATCGGCAGGCAGAAGACTATGCCCAGGCCGACCACACGGAGTTGGAAACACTCATCCGGCCCACCGGCTTCTTCAAGAGCAAAGCCCGCAACATCGTCGCCTGCGCAAAGGCGCTCACGGCCCGTTTTGGCGGACAGGTCCCCGCCAGCATGGAGGAACTGACCAGCCTGGCCGGAGTCGGCAGGAAAACCGCCAACGTCATCCTCGGCGCCTGCTTCGGCAAACCGGCCGTCGTGGTGGACACCCACGTCAAACGCGTCGCGACTCGTTTGCGGTTGGCGTCCAGCACGAATCCGGAAAAAATTGAAACCGCCTTGCAGCAACTGATCCCTCCATCCCTCTGGACCAAAGGTTCCCAGCGACTCCTGTTGCACGGACGCTATGTGTGTCTGGCAAGGGCCCCCCGCTGCGCGCATTGCGCGATCTACAGCCTCTGCGACTGGACCGGAAAGGCCGCACGATGA
- a CDS encoding YicC family protein yields the protein MIKSMTGYGRREAAWPGGSVAVEIRSVNHRHCEIFIRLPKGLSALEEGLKRTIQSRCQRGRIEATVSLFGRVEGEKQVSLDRSLAKQYYAGLQAIKTGLRVSGQVDLALLAGFREIFVLSEAPLDDRRLGQKVSRLITGALTDLDGMRRREGRTLAQDIAQRLKLVRRIAQAIEARAPDSVRGHFERMQTRIAQLSGTEQLDPNRMAQELALYADRCDVTEELTRLGSHVAQFEATLTSREPVGRTLDFLLQEMGREVNTVGSKANDAEIAGHVVRLKSEMEKIREQVQNIE from the coding sequence ATGATCAAAAGCATGACGGGATACGGCCGACGCGAAGCCGCCTGGCCCGGAGGATCGGTGGCCGTGGAGATCCGCTCCGTCAACCATCGCCATTGTGAAATTTTCATCCGTTTGCCGAAGGGCCTGTCGGCCTTGGAAGAGGGTCTGAAACGGACCATTCAGTCCCGATGCCAGCGAGGACGGATCGAAGCGACCGTGTCCCTCTTCGGCAGGGTGGAGGGGGAGAAGCAGGTGAGCCTTGACCGCTCTCTCGCCAAACAGTACTATGCAGGGTTGCAAGCCATCAAGACGGGCCTCCGCGTAAGCGGCCAGGTGGATCTGGCCTTGCTGGCCGGCTTCCGTGAGATCTTCGTGCTCTCCGAAGCGCCCCTGGACGACCGGCGTCTGGGACAAAAGGTATCCCGGCTGATAACGGGAGCCCTGACCGATCTTGACGGCATGCGCCGACGAGAAGGGCGTACGCTGGCGCAGGATATCGCGCAGCGGCTGAAGCTGGTCCGCAGAATCGCCCAGGCCATCGAAGCCCGCGCCCCTGACTCGGTGCGCGGGCACTTCGAGCGCATGCAGACCAGAATTGCGCAGCTGAGCGGGACGGAGCAACTTGATCCGAACCGCATGGCTCAGGAACTGGCCCTCTACGCCGACCGCTGCGATGTCACCGAGGAGTTGACCAGGCTCGGATCACATGTTGCGCAGTTTGAAGCAACCCTCACCAGCCGGGAGCCCGTGGGCCGAACGCTGGATTTTCTCCTTCAGGAGATGGGCCGGGAAGTGAATACCGTCGGGTCCAAGGCCAACGACGCCGAGATTGCCGGGCACGTGGTTCGGCTGAAGAGTGAGATGGAAAAGATCCGGGAGCAAGTCCAGAACATCGAGTAG
- a CDS encoding guanylate kinase — protein MFVVSAPSGAGKTTLCKQLVATVPGLRHSISYTTRKPRPGEVHGREYFFVEDQLFQDMIQRNEFAEWAPVYGHFYGTPRSALTGMMNQGLDVLLEIDTQGATQIKKRFEDAVYIYILPPSLETLRIRLENRGGDAPEEIQRRLQKAREEVWSYRNYDYIVRNDDMKQALQELEAVILAERIKTKRLDIGWLEENFIREKDDASAVRDGSTLTPQQENRRP, from the coding sequence CTGTTCGTCGTATCCGCGCCGTCAGGCGCCGGCAAGACCACGCTCTGCAAGCAATTGGTCGCGACGGTGCCGGGACTTCGGCACTCGATCTCTTACACCACGCGGAAGCCCCGGCCGGGCGAAGTGCACGGTCGTGAATATTTTTTCGTGGAGGACCAACTGTTTCAGGACATGATTCAGCGGAACGAGTTTGCCGAATGGGCGCCGGTATACGGCCACTTCTACGGAACGCCGCGCAGCGCGTTGACCGGCATGATGAACCAGGGCCTGGACGTCCTGCTCGAAATCGACACCCAAGGAGCCACACAGATCAAGAAGCGCTTCGAGGATGCGGTCTATATCTACATTCTGCCGCCGTCGCTGGAGACGTTGCGTATCAGGCTGGAGAACCGCGGCGGGGATGCCCCGGAGGAAATCCAACGACGCCTCCAAAAAGCGCGGGAGGAAGTCTGGAGCTACCGGAATTACGACTACATCGTGCGGAACGACGACATGAAACAGGCGTTGCAGGAACTCGAAGCCGTCATTCTGGCCGAACGCATCAAGACCAAACGGCTGGACATCGGCTGGCTTGAAGAAAACTTCATCCGCGAAAAGGACGACGCGTCCGCAGTTCGAGACGGATCCACCCTCACCCCACAGCAGGAGAACAGACGCCCATGA
- the rpoZ gene encoding DNA-directed RNA polymerase subunit omega, whose amino-acid sequence MIDMLSLLPEANQDRFDSRHRLVIAAAQRAKHLMQGAPPMGPVRFTKETTQALDEVLQGRIKFLTGKDARQALKEAKKGREGELERTVAVESAEDAREIKKELSVYVDDSPKPAESDSEE is encoded by the coding sequence ATGATCGACATGCTATCGTTGTTGCCAGAGGCCAACCAGGACCGGTTCGATTCGCGCCATCGCCTGGTGATCGCGGCCGCCCAGCGGGCGAAACATTTGATGCAAGGCGCGCCGCCTATGGGCCCGGTCCGGTTCACGAAAGAGACCACCCAGGCGCTCGACGAGGTCTTGCAGGGACGGATCAAGTTCCTCACAGGAAAAGACGCCCGACAGGCTCTCAAGGAAGCCAAAAAGGGTCGAGAGGGCGAACTGGAACGAACCGTCGCCGTCGAGTCGGCGGAGGACGCCCGGGAGATCAAAAAAGAGCTGAGCGTCTACGTGGATGACTCGCCCAAACCAGCGGAATCGGACAGCGAGGAGTAA
- the coaBC gene encoding bifunctional phosphopantothenoylcysteine decarboxylase/phosphopantothenate--cysteine ligase CoaBC codes for MKLTGKRLVLGVTGSIAAYKAVGLLRTFMREGADVSVVMTQAAGRFVTPLTFETLSKHPVATDLFAAQQDMPHLALPERADAVIVAPATANLLAKCALGLADDLLSTLLLNVTSPLIVAPAMDGGMWHHQAVQAHVATLRARGVTVLDPEEGPLASGRIGLGRLAEESRIMAALEQALAPRQDWTGQRLLVSAGPTQEAIDPVRYISNRSSGKMGYAIAQAARERGAAVALVSGPTTLTAPPGVDLIHVVTAEEMQKALLARLPWATVVVMAAAVADFRPLRPSSAKLKKDGGYWKKLDLAPTDDILHQLSQQRRDQVLVGFAAETESVLAHATAKLKRKGLDLIVGNNVAAEGSGFGSDTNAATLIDRNGQVRELGLLPKRELADHILNAVLTLIRPRRKPGPSKGGT; via the coding sequence ATGAAGCTGACAGGGAAACGTCTCGTGCTCGGCGTGACCGGCAGCATCGCGGCCTACAAGGCTGTCGGGCTATTGCGGACGTTCATGCGGGAGGGGGCCGACGTCTCGGTCGTCATGACTCAGGCCGCCGGCCGTTTCGTGACACCGCTCACCTTTGAGACCCTTTCCAAGCATCCGGTTGCCACCGACCTCTTCGCCGCTCAGCAGGACATGCCGCATCTGGCTCTGCCCGAGCGCGCCGATGCGGTGATCGTGGCCCCGGCCACCGCCAACCTGCTGGCCAAGTGCGCGCTGGGCCTGGCGGACGACCTGCTCAGCACCTTACTGTTGAACGTCACCAGTCCACTGATCGTCGCACCCGCAATGGATGGCGGGATGTGGCACCATCAGGCCGTTCAGGCCCATGTCGCAACGCTTCGGGCGCGGGGGGTGACGGTCTTGGACCCGGAAGAGGGTCCGCTCGCCTCGGGCCGGATCGGACTCGGACGCCTGGCGGAAGAATCACGGATCATGGCCGCGCTGGAACAGGCCCTCGCTCCGCGACAAGATTGGACCGGCCAACGGCTGCTCGTGTCCGCCGGTCCGACGCAAGAAGCCATCGATCCGGTGCGATACATCTCCAACCGGTCGTCCGGCAAGATGGGGTACGCCATCGCACAGGCGGCCCGCGAACGCGGCGCCGCCGTGGCACTGGTCAGCGGCCCCACGACACTCACCGCCCCTCCCGGCGTCGACCTGATTCACGTCGTCACGGCGGAAGAGATGCAGAAGGCCCTGCTGGCCCGCTTGCCCTGGGCCACCGTCGTCGTCATGGCGGCCGCGGTGGCGGACTTTCGACCCTTGCGGCCATCCTCCGCCAAATTGAAAAAGGACGGCGGGTACTGGAAGAAGCTGGACCTCGCCCCGACCGACGATATCCTGCACCAGCTCTCGCAACAACGCCGCGACCAGGTTCTCGTCGGTTTCGCCGCCGAGACCGAATCTGTGCTGGCCCACGCGACGGCCAAACTGAAACGGAAAGGTCTGGATCTCATCGTGGGCAACAACGTCGCCGCCGAAGGCTCCGGATTCGGTTCCGACACCAACGCCGCCACACTGATCGACCGCAACGGCCAGGTCAGGGAGCTGGGACTCCTGCCGAAACGAGAGTTGGCCGATCACATTCTGAATGCCGTCCTGACATTGATCCGCCCGCGCCGGAAACCGGGGCCTTCGAAAGGCGGCACCTGA
- the aroQ gene encoding type II 3-dehydroquinate dehydratase has translation MATLTNSTKTRSTLRILVLHGPNLNLLGTRERSLYGRTTLKTIEAQMAELAKQERIYVESRQSNQEGELVTWIQDARDRFDAIVINPAGYTHTSVAIRDAIAAVEVPTVEVHLTNIHAREKFRRRSYIAAVAVGQISGFGPAGYLLGIKAAVDHVRHTRSSAAN, from the coding sequence ATGGCGACGCTCACGAACAGCACGAAAACCCGGTCGACGCTCCGCATCCTGGTGCTGCATGGGCCCAATTTGAATCTGCTGGGAACGCGCGAGCGATCGCTCTATGGCCGCACGACGCTCAAAACCATCGAGGCGCAAATGGCCGAGCTGGCCAAGCAAGAGCGCATCTACGTGGAGAGTCGGCAATCGAACCAGGAAGGGGAGTTGGTCACCTGGATACAGGACGCCCGCGACCGCTTCGACGCCATCGTCATCAATCCGGCCGGCTACACCCATACCAGTGTCGCCATCAGAGACGCCATTGCCGCCGTGGAGGTCCCGACCGTCGAGGTGCATCTCACCAACATCCATGCTCGGGAAAAGTTCCGCCGGCGGTCGTATATCGCCGCAGTGGCGGTGGGACAAATTTCCGGCTTCGGGCCTGCCGGCTATCTCTTGGGCATCAAGGCGGCCGTCGATCACGTGCGGCACACACGTTCATCCGCCGCCAACTGA
- the efp gene encoding elongation factor P: protein MISTADFRNGTRLMVEGDPYYIVEFQHVKPGKGGAFVRTKLKSYKTNNILDRTFRSGERFEEPDLEEREMQFLYAAGDSYTFMDTESFEQFTYEKKQLGENADLLKENMISKILVYEHRPIAVELPIFIELKVVDGEPGVRGDTASGGNKPVIVETGAVIKVPLYLEIGEVIKIDTRTREYVERVR, encoded by the coding sequence GTGATTTCAACCGCAGATTTTCGCAACGGGACCAGGCTGATGGTGGAAGGCGACCCGTACTACATCGTCGAGTTCCAGCACGTGAAGCCGGGCAAAGGGGGCGCGTTTGTCCGCACCAAGCTGAAAAGCTACAAGACCAACAACATTCTCGATCGGACCTTTCGCTCGGGCGAACGGTTCGAGGAGCCGGACCTGGAAGAGCGGGAAATGCAGTTTTTGTATGCCGCCGGCGATTCGTACACCTTCATGGACACCGAGTCCTTCGAGCAGTTTACCTATGAGAAGAAGCAACTCGGCGAGAACGCAGACCTGCTCAAAGAGAACATGATCTCCAAGATCCTGGTGTACGAACACCGGCCGATCGCCGTGGAACTGCCCATCTTCATTGAACTGAAAGTGGTGGACGGCGAACCGGGCGTGCGCGGCGATACGGCCTCCGGCGGAAACAAGCCCGTCATCGTGGAGACCGGTGCCGTCATCAAAGTGCCCCTGTACCTGGAAATCGGCGAGGTGATCAAGATCGACACCCGAACCAGGGAATACGTGGAGCGCGTCAGGTGA
- the accB gene encoding acetyl-CoA carboxylase biotin carboxyl carrier protein, whose translation MAQLVELLKEHNLTELELERDGVRVRVRRDFFPSAGQPISWENASAGQVAQPEPSAEPTPTAEVAGGITVTSPIVGTFYRSPSPDADPYVSEGDLVKKGQVLCIVEAMKLMNEIESEMDGRIVKILAESTKPVEYGQPLFLIAPASAS comes from the coding sequence ATCGCGCAACTGGTCGAGCTGCTGAAGGAGCATAACCTGACCGAACTGGAGTTGGAACGGGACGGCGTCAGAGTCCGAGTGCGCCGGGATTTCTTTCCGTCCGCCGGCCAGCCGATCTCCTGGGAGAACGCCTCGGCCGGTCAAGTCGCGCAACCGGAGCCCAGCGCCGAGCCGACTCCGACGGCGGAAGTCGCCGGGGGCATCACGGTCACCTCGCCGATCGTCGGCACCTTTTACCGGTCGCCGTCCCCGGACGCCGACCCCTATGTGAGCGAGGGGGACCTGGTCAAGAAGGGCCAGGTGCTCTGCATCGTGGAAGCCATGAAACTCATGAACGAGATCGAATCGGAGATGGACGGCCGGATCGTCAAAATCCTGGCTGAGAGCACAAAGCCCGTCGAATACGGGCAGCCGCTGTTTCTGATCGCGCCCGCGTCAGCGTCATAA